From one Paenibacillus terrae HPL-003 genomic stretch:
- the prli42 gene encoding stressosome-associated protein Prli42 codes for MPNKKWVRFFVYIMLAAMIGSTLFMVIEPLIMPL; via the coding sequence ATGCCGAACAAAAAATGGGTTCGTTTTTTCGTCTACATTATGCTCGCCGCGATGATTGGCTCTACGCTATTCATGGTGATTGAGCCGTTGATTATGCCACTATAA